One window from the genome of Musa acuminata AAA Group cultivar baxijiao chromosome BXJ1-4, Cavendish_Baxijiao_AAA, whole genome shotgun sequence encodes:
- the LOC135672621 gene encoding mitochondrial import receptor subunit TOM9-2-like, with the protein MSSSQGRRGSLPGAGRSGDGVLARVSSSISNSPVVYRGRRAASDAATVAKKLLWSTGRAAWIAGTTFLVLVVPLIIEMDREQQMNELEMQQASLLGGPPPSSVVGAVPSK; encoded by the coding sequence ATGTCTTCTTCTCAGGGTCGACGCGGTTCGCTCCCGGGGGCCGGCCGCTCCGGTGATGGCGTCCTGGCGAGGGTCTCGAGCTCCATCTCCAACTCCCCCGTCGTCTACCGCGGCCGGCGCGCCGCCTCCGACGCGGCCACCGTCGCGAAGAAGCTCCTCTGGAGCACCGGCCGCGCCGCCTGGATCGCCGGCACCACCTTCCTCGTCCTCGTTGTCCCCCTGATCATTGAAATGGACCGTGAGCAGCAGATGAACGAGCTCGAGATGCAGCAGGCCAGCCTCCTTGGCGGGCCCCCGCCATCCTCAGTGGTCGGCGCCGTCCCGTCCAAGTAG